A stretch of Telopea speciosissima isolate NSW1024214 ecotype Mountain lineage chromosome 11, Tspe_v1, whole genome shotgun sequence DNA encodes these proteins:
- the LOC122644789 gene encoding uncharacterized protein LOC122644789 gives MTYEVEQCRNHYRVWKAKIKALGDLHKQSGLGWNSVENRFDAPQHVWAKYKRKEEKFWREHRMLQLHLDVVVWMGNEIATGHGSFHPLDALHIDNTEHSVSVDGLNSMDLDVNEDSQDQPNTSGIQVESSNRSGRRPRLDATSGRGKKKKKGRADKVASPLKVIAEVITEMVKKYSPSDFCSKLFATINVILGIDFNKKVAAKRFFSDNKTLANILMEANEDERMTILDMYLPV, from the exons ATGACATATGAAGTGGAGCAATGTCGAAATCATTACAGAGTCTGGAAAGCAAAGATTAAAGCATTGGGTGACCTACACAAGCAGAGTGGGTTGGGCTGGAATTCGGTGGAGAATAGGTTCGATGCACCCCAACATGTTTGGGCTAAATATAAG agaaaagaagaaaaattttggAGAGAGCATAGAATGCTTCAACTGCATTTGGATGTTGTCGTTTGGATGGGGAATGAGATTGCGACGGGGCATGGTTCTTTTCACCCACTTGATGCACTTCATATTGATAATACAGAGCATTCTGTGTCAGTTGATGGTTTAAATAGCATGGACTTAGATGTTAATGAAGACAGTCAAGACCAAccaaatactagtggaattcaaGTGGAAAGTAGTAACCGTAGTGGTCGTAGGCCACGTTTAGATGCCACAAGTGGTcgagggaagaaaaaaaaaaaagggagagcgGATAAGGTAGCTAGTCCTTTAAAGGTAATAGCTGAAGTGATCACTGAAATGGTTAAGAAATACTCACCATCTGATTTTTGTAGCAAATTGTTTGCTACAATCAATGTAATTCTAGGTATAGATTTCAATAAGAAAGTCGCTGCCAAAAGATTTTTTTCGGACAACAAGACCTTAGCAAATATATTAATGGAAGCAAATGAAGACGAAAGGATGACAATATTGGACATGTATTTGCCAGTTTAA